The proteins below are encoded in one region of Anguilla anguilla isolate fAngAng1 chromosome 3, fAngAng1.pri, whole genome shotgun sequence:
- the lcmt2 gene encoding tRNA wybutosine-synthesizing protein 4: MKACDRKKKKHGKDTAVQGTNDSSVVSKVSAAAQGYFLDDFLKSFVCKVSRRAPLINRGYYVRWKAVDHCVKQFLRVTEDCPRRQVLSLGAGFDSLYFRLHAEGALERVVVFEVDFPDFARRKAALINGSDHLKDALRDWGPSPSPPTGPVTISSDQYRLLGVDVRAEGAVEEALSRAGLQWSAPTLLLSEVVLTYVDAQRSDAVIGWAARLFPQSLFVMYEQIRPDDPFGRVMQDHFLKLNSTLNAISHYPNTAAQRQRFLERGWERCTCLDMNQFYLDLVTEKERCRVENLEPFDEFEEWHQKCSHYFILTASKGSLASQALVSPLAESSVPCMLPALDQRTLRATPMPDGHEGPGLEGLGMASAVLGPGAILLSGGSGRGGRGGGATLLVRGPAGWSCVCMEPQTGVRMYHTVTDVPGWGVLVFGGRTSPLNPIGSILRMTYDLSSLPDLSVPVGPALEWLSVKELACTGNAPLPRWRHTATRLRYKGQNFLFVFGGRTEVEPALGDGHFLCVEDQHWTAVPVGGATPAARHSHSACSHDGGVVIFGGLGGGGAPLGDAVWLRPTETGFLWVRLQVHPAPVPRYSHSAHVIGHKLVLVGGVWLQAEGVPGIAVIDLTTGGSVEYSLNTAAVPWPLMLHSFCSEPLDEEGTAIAVMGGGGNCFSFGTHLNPRPVTVDLRPAL, from the exons ATGAAGGCGTGcgacagaaagaagaaaaaacatggcAAGGATACAGCA GTGCAGGGGACCAACGACAGCAGTGTGGTTAGCAAGGTGTCCGCCGCGGCGCAGGGCTACTTCCTGGACGACTTTTTGAAGAGCTTCGTGTGCAAAGTGTCTCGGCGGGCACCGCTCATTAACAG GGGCTACTATGTGCGATGGAAAGCCGTGGATCACTGCGTGAAGCAGTTTCTGCGTGTGACTGAGGACTGTCCAAGGAGACAG gTGTTGTCTCTGGGAGCAGGCTTTGACTCGCTGTACTTCCGCTTGCACGCAGAGGGCGCTCTGGAGCGCGTGGTGGTGTTCGAGGTGGACTTCCCCGACTTCGCTCGACGCAAAGCTGCGCTGATCAATGGCAGCGATCACCTGAAGGATGCCCTGAGAGACTGGggccccagcccctccccgcCCACAG GCCCCGTCACCATCTCCAGCGATCAGTACCGCCTGCTGGGGGTGGACGTGCGTGCTGAGGGGGCCGTGGAAGAGGCCCTGAGCCGGGCGGGGCTGCAGTGGAGCGCCCCCACCCTGCTGCTGTCGGAAGTGGTGCTCACGTACGTGGATGCCCAACG GTCggatgctgtgattggctgggctgCGCGGCTGTTCCCCCAATCGCTGTTTGTGATGTACGAGCAGATCCGCCCCGATGACCCCTTCGGCAGGGTCATGCAGGATCACTTCCTGAAGCTGAACTCCACTCTGAACGCGATTAGTCACTACCCCAACACAGCTGCTCAGAGGCAGAGGTTCCTGGAGAGG GGCTGGGAGCGCTGTACCTGTCTGGACATGAACCAGTTCTACCTGGACCTGGTGACGGAGAAAGAGAGGTGCAGGGTGGAGAACCTGGAGCCATTCGACGAGTTTGAG GAGTGGCACCAGAAATGCTCTCACTACTTCATCCTCACTGCCTCCAAAGGCTCTTTGGCGAGCCAGGCCCTGGTCAGCCCTCTGGCCG AGTCCTCAGTTCCCTGCATGCTGCCAGCGTTGGACCAGCGTACGCTCCGCGCGACGCCCATGCCGGATGGCCACGAGGGGCCCGGGTTGGAGGGCCTAGGGATGGCTTCTGCAGTGCTGGGGCCCGGGGCCATCTTGCTGAGTGGAGGGTCTGGAAGGGgtggcagagggggcggggccactcTCCTGGTCAGAGGCCCGGCTGGGTGGAGCTGTGTCTGCATGGAGCCACAGACCG GTGTTAGAATGTACCACACTGTGACAGATGTTCCGGGCTGGGGTGTCCTTGTTTTTGGCGGGCGAACTTCTCCACTCAACCCCATCGGAAGTATTCTCCGGATGACCTATGACCTTTCCTCCCTGCCTGACCTCTCTGTCCCAGTCGGCCCCGCCCTTGAATGGCTGTCCGTGAAGGAACTGGCCTGTACGGGCAATGCGCCGTTGCCAAGATGGCGGCACACCGCCACGCGTCTGAGATACAAAG GTCagaacttcctgtttgtgtttggaggCCGAACGGAGGTGGAGCCAGCGCTGGGCGAcggccacttcctgtgtgtggaaGACCAGCATTGGACGGCG GTGCCAGTAGGGGGCGCCACACCTGCAGCTCGTCACTCCCACTCGGCCTGTAGCCATGATGGCGGAGTGGTGATCTTCGGAGGGTTGGGCGGGGGAGGAGCTCCACTGGGCGACGCCGTCTGGCTGAGGCCGACTGAAACAGGTTTCCTCTGGGTGAGGCTGCAGGTGCACCCTGCACCTGTGCCCAG gTATTCTCACTCTGCCCATGTCATTGGTCACAAGCTGGTGTTGGTGGGCGGGGTTTGGCTGCAGGCAGAGGGTGTGCCGGGGATTGCAGTGATAGACCTGACCACAGGGGGCAGTGTAGAGTACAGCCTGAACACA gccgCAGTACCCTGGCCTCTCATGCTGCACTCTTTCTGCTCGGAGCCGCTGGACGAAGAGGGAACGGCGATCGCGGTGATGGGCGGAGGGGGGAACTGCTTCTCTTTCGGCACTCATCTGAACCCCCGGCCTGTCACCGTGGACCTGCGGCCTGCGCTTTGA
- the armc8 gene encoding armadillo repeat-containing protein 8 isoform X1, with amino-acid sequence MACLLEAPLRISVLSEVTATSRHYVDRLFDPDPQKVLQGVIDMKNAVIGNNKQKANLIVLGAVPRLLYLLQQSSSSAELRTECAVVLGSLAMGTENNIKSLVDCHIIPALLQGLLCPDLTFIEACLRCLRTVFISPVTPVQLLYTDPTVIPHLMSLLSRSQRTQEYITQIFSHCCKTPEHQTVLYSHAAIQNIAPLLISPSYKVRMQALKCFSVLAYENTQVSMTLVNVLVDGEQLSQVFVRMMQRDRPIEMQLTAAKCLTYMCRAGAIRTDDNCIILKTLPCLVRMCSKERLLEERVEGAETLAYLMEPDVELQRIASVTDHLVAMLADYFKYPSSVSAITDIKRLDHDLKHAHELRQAAFKLYASLGANDEDIRKKITETENMMDRIVSGLSESSIKVRLAAVRCLHSLSRSVQQLRTSFHDHAVWKPLMKLLQNAPDEVLVMASSTLCNLLLEFSPSKEPILESGVIELLCSLTQSDSPALRVNGIWALMNMAFQADQKVKVEIVRALGTEQLFRLLSDPDPNVLMKTLGLLRNLLSTRPHIDQIMSSHGKQIMQAVTLILEGEHSIEVKEQTLCILANIADGNTAKELIMTNDDMLQKIKYYMGHSNVKLQLAATFCVSNLIWNEEDGEGVAMTGSQERQDKLREMGFVDVLHKLTQASDPNLCDRAKTAMQQYLA; translated from the exons ATGGCGTGTTTGTTGGAGGCCCCACTCCGCATCAGCGTGTTGTCT GAGGTCACCGCCACCAGTCGCCATTATGTTGACAGATTGTTCGACCCTGACCCGCAAAAAGTACTACAGGGAGTCAT TGACATGAAGAATGCCGTAATtggaaacaacaaacagaaagcCAACCTGATCGTGCTGGGAGCTGTGCCCAG gCTCCTGTACCTGTTGCAGCAGTCCTCGTCCAGCGCGGAGCTGCGGACGGAGTGTGCGGTGGTGCTGGGCAGCTTGGCCATGGGCACGGAGAACAACATCAAGTCCCTGGTGGACTGCCACATCATCCCAGCCCTGCTGCAAG GTCTGCTGTGCCCGGATCTGACCTTCATCGAGGCGTGTCTACGCTGTCTGAGGACAGTCTTCATCAGTCCTGTCACACCCGTGCAGCTGCTCTACAct GACCCCACTGTGATCCCCCACCTCATGTCGCTGCTGAGTCGGTCTCAGAGAACGCAGGAGTACATCACACAAATCTTCTCCCACTGCTGCAAG ACCCCAGAGCACCAGACGGTCCTGTACAGCCACGCTGCCATCCAGAACATcgctcccctcctcatctctccGTCTTACAAG GTACGGATGCAGGCACTCAAGTGCTTCTCGGTCTTAGCCTACGAGAACACTCAGGTCTCCATGACGTTGGTGAATG ttcTCGTGGATGGGGAGCAGCTCTCTCAGGTTTTTGTCAGAATGATGCAAAGGGATCGACCCATTGAGatgcagctcactgcagccaaatg ccTAACGTACATGTGTCGAGCAGGAGCCATAAGGACAGACGACAACTGCATCATTTTAAAG ACGCTGCCCTGCCTGGTGCGCATGTGCAGTAAGGAGCGGCTGCTGGAGGAGcgggtggagggggcggagacGCTGGCGTACCTGATGGAGCCCGACGTGGAGCTGCAGCGCATCGCCAGCGTCACAGACCACCTGGTCGCCATGCTGGCCGACTACTTCAAATACCCCAGCTCCGTCAGCGCCATCACCGACATCAAGAGG ctggACCATGATCTGAAGCACGCTCACGAGCTGCGCCAGGCCGCCTTCAAGCTCTACGCTTCCCTGGGGGCCAACGACGAGGACATCCGCAAGAAG aTCACGGAGACGGAGAACATGATGGACAGGATCGTCAGCGGCCTGTCAGAGTCCAGCATCAAGGTGCGGTTAGCAGCCGTCAG gtgTCTACACAGCCTCTCTCGCTCGGTGCAGCAGTTGAGGACGAGTTTCCACGACCACGCTGTCTGGAAGCCGCTCATGAAG cTGTTACAGAACGCCCCTGATGAGGTGCTGGTCATGGCCTCTTCCACACTATGCAACCTGCTGCTGGAGTTCTCCCCCAGCAAAGAG CCCATCCTGGAGTCGGGGGTGATCGAGCTGCTCTGCAGCCTGACGCAGAGCGACAGCCCAGCGCTGAGGGTCAACGGAATCTGGGCTCTCATG AACATGGCGTTCCAGGCGGATCAGAAGGTGAAGGTGGAGATCGTACGGGCGCTGGGCACGGAGCAGCTCTTCCGCCTGCTGTCGGACCCCGACCCCAACGTGCTGATGAAGACCCTGGGGCTGCTGAGGAACCTGCTGTCCACACGCCCG cacatAGACCAGATCATGAGCTCCCACGGCAAGCAGATCATGCAGGCCGTCACCCTTATCCTGGAGGGGGAGCACAGCATCGAGGTCAAGGAGCAG ACGCTGTGCATCCTGGCCAACATCGCCGACGGCAACACGGCCAAGGAGCTCATCATGACCAACGACGACATGCTGCAGAAAATCAAATACTACATG ggacaCTCGAATGTAAAGCTGCAGCTGGCCGCCACCTTCTGCGTCTCCAACCTCATCTGGAACGAGGAGGACGGTGAGGGCGTCGCCATGACAG GGTCCCAGGAGCGGCAGGACAAGCTGAGGGAGATGGGCTTCGTGGACGTCCTGCACAAGCTCACCCAGGCCTCGGACCCGAACCTCTGCGACAG GGCGAAGACAGCGATGCAGCAGTACCTGGCATGA
- the armc8 gene encoding armadillo repeat-containing protein 8 isoform X2, whose amino-acid sequence MACLLEAPLRISVLSEVTATSRHYVDRLFDPDPQKVLQGVIDMKNAVIGNNKQKANLIVLGAVPRLLYLLQQSSSSAELRTECAVVLGSLAMGTENNIKSLVDCHIIPALLQGLLCPDLTFIEACLRCLRTVFISPVTPVQLLYTDPTVIPHLMSLLSRSQRTQEYITQIFSHCCKTPEHQTVLYSHAAIQNIAPLLISPSYKVRMQALKCFSVLAYENTQVSMTLVNVLVDGEQLSQVFVRMMQRDRPIEMQLTAAKCLTYMCRAGAIRTDDNCIILKTLPCLVRMCSKERLLEERVEGAETLAYLMEPDVELQRIASVTDHLVAMLADYFKYPSSVSAITDIKRLDHDLKHAHELRQAAFKLYASLGANDEDIRKKITETENMMDRIVSGLSESSIKVRLAAVRCLHSLSRSVQQLRTSFHDHAVWKPLMKLLQNAPDEVLVMASSTLCNLLLEFSPSKEPILESGVIELLCSLTQSDSPALRVNGIWALMNMAFQADQKVKVEIVRALGTEQLFRLLSDPDPNVLMKTLGLLRNLLSTRPHIDQIMSSHGKQIMQAVTLILEGEHSIEVKEQTLCILANIADGNTAKELIMTNDDMLQKIKYYMGHSNVKLQLAATFCVSNLIWNEEDGSQERQDKLREMGFVDVLHKLTQASDPNLCDRAKTAMQQYLA is encoded by the exons ATGGCGTGTTTGTTGGAGGCCCCACTCCGCATCAGCGTGTTGTCT GAGGTCACCGCCACCAGTCGCCATTATGTTGACAGATTGTTCGACCCTGACCCGCAAAAAGTACTACAGGGAGTCAT TGACATGAAGAATGCCGTAATtggaaacaacaaacagaaagcCAACCTGATCGTGCTGGGAGCTGTGCCCAG gCTCCTGTACCTGTTGCAGCAGTCCTCGTCCAGCGCGGAGCTGCGGACGGAGTGTGCGGTGGTGCTGGGCAGCTTGGCCATGGGCACGGAGAACAACATCAAGTCCCTGGTGGACTGCCACATCATCCCAGCCCTGCTGCAAG GTCTGCTGTGCCCGGATCTGACCTTCATCGAGGCGTGTCTACGCTGTCTGAGGACAGTCTTCATCAGTCCTGTCACACCCGTGCAGCTGCTCTACAct GACCCCACTGTGATCCCCCACCTCATGTCGCTGCTGAGTCGGTCTCAGAGAACGCAGGAGTACATCACACAAATCTTCTCCCACTGCTGCAAG ACCCCAGAGCACCAGACGGTCCTGTACAGCCACGCTGCCATCCAGAACATcgctcccctcctcatctctccGTCTTACAAG GTACGGATGCAGGCACTCAAGTGCTTCTCGGTCTTAGCCTACGAGAACACTCAGGTCTCCATGACGTTGGTGAATG ttcTCGTGGATGGGGAGCAGCTCTCTCAGGTTTTTGTCAGAATGATGCAAAGGGATCGACCCATTGAGatgcagctcactgcagccaaatg ccTAACGTACATGTGTCGAGCAGGAGCCATAAGGACAGACGACAACTGCATCATTTTAAAG ACGCTGCCCTGCCTGGTGCGCATGTGCAGTAAGGAGCGGCTGCTGGAGGAGcgggtggagggggcggagacGCTGGCGTACCTGATGGAGCCCGACGTGGAGCTGCAGCGCATCGCCAGCGTCACAGACCACCTGGTCGCCATGCTGGCCGACTACTTCAAATACCCCAGCTCCGTCAGCGCCATCACCGACATCAAGAGG ctggACCATGATCTGAAGCACGCTCACGAGCTGCGCCAGGCCGCCTTCAAGCTCTACGCTTCCCTGGGGGCCAACGACGAGGACATCCGCAAGAAG aTCACGGAGACGGAGAACATGATGGACAGGATCGTCAGCGGCCTGTCAGAGTCCAGCATCAAGGTGCGGTTAGCAGCCGTCAG gtgTCTACACAGCCTCTCTCGCTCGGTGCAGCAGTTGAGGACGAGTTTCCACGACCACGCTGTCTGGAAGCCGCTCATGAAG cTGTTACAGAACGCCCCTGATGAGGTGCTGGTCATGGCCTCTTCCACACTATGCAACCTGCTGCTGGAGTTCTCCCCCAGCAAAGAG CCCATCCTGGAGTCGGGGGTGATCGAGCTGCTCTGCAGCCTGACGCAGAGCGACAGCCCAGCGCTGAGGGTCAACGGAATCTGGGCTCTCATG AACATGGCGTTCCAGGCGGATCAGAAGGTGAAGGTGGAGATCGTACGGGCGCTGGGCACGGAGCAGCTCTTCCGCCTGCTGTCGGACCCCGACCCCAACGTGCTGATGAAGACCCTGGGGCTGCTGAGGAACCTGCTGTCCACACGCCCG cacatAGACCAGATCATGAGCTCCCACGGCAAGCAGATCATGCAGGCCGTCACCCTTATCCTGGAGGGGGAGCACAGCATCGAGGTCAAGGAGCAG ACGCTGTGCATCCTGGCCAACATCGCCGACGGCAACACGGCCAAGGAGCTCATCATGACCAACGACGACATGCTGCAGAAAATCAAATACTACATG ggacaCTCGAATGTAAAGCTGCAGCTGGCCGCCACCTTCTGCGTCTCCAACCTCATCTGGAACGAGGAGGACG GGTCCCAGGAGCGGCAGGACAAGCTGAGGGAGATGGGCTTCGTGGACGTCCTGCACAAGCTCACCCAGGCCTCGGACCCGAACCTCTGCGACAG GGCGAAGACAGCGATGCAGCAGTACCTGGCATGA
- the dbr1 gene encoding lariat debranching enzyme: MKIAVEGCCHGELDKIYETIGYLERKEGVTVDLLLCCGDFQAVRNEGDMKCMAVPPKYRSMQTFYKYYSGEKKAPVLTIFIGGNHEASNHLQELSYGGWVAPNIYYLGYAGVVRYKGIRIGGLSGIFKSHDYRKGHYEFPPYSQETLRSVYHIRNIDVFKLKQIQHPMDIFMSHDWPRGIYNYGSTEQLLRKKKFLRQEVETNTLGSPAAAELLAHLQPAYWFSAHLHVKFAAFVQHQAQGDCAPRTTKFLSLDKCLPHRDFLQVVELADRPGCSEQLEYDPEWLAILKATDCLQRPSPGPWNPPQDNGLHSKWDYSASEAAMLEVVGDLGGELHIPENFCVTVPAYDPSRPQPQVAPAYATNAQTTELCATLGLTDVYAKAGRAAGPGEAGGKGASEEEEEEEEEEENQSTGSAEEPSEYPTDTSGLSSSYNPDEITIEDEWEEEEEDGGGGVKKKGAGPPSLSPDAVVPEGQGGAQDADSPSRDLASSRLVLPPPRLSLPLDLPPPAHSTPGSASPSHCSPTEEGSPLLVRIPKRTSGEAGAPGSAGNTPKIKRRNQTIYTAPDDEEEESEG; this comes from the exons ATGAAGATCGCAGTGGAGGGCTGCTGCCACGGCGAGCTCGACAAGATCTACGAGACGATTGGCTACCTGGAGCGCAAGGAGGGCGTGACCGTGGATCTGCTGCTGTGCTGCGGAGACTTCCAGGCTGTGCGCAATGAGGGCGACATGAAGTGCATGGCGGTGCCGCCCAAGTACAGGAGCATGCAGACATTCTACAA GTACTACTCTGGTGAAAAGAAGGCTCCAGTCTTGACCATCTTCATTGGGGGCAACCACGAGGCCTCGAACCACCTGCAGGAGCTGTCTTATGGGGGCTGGGTGGCCCCCAACATCTATTACTTGG GTTATGCTGGAGTGGTGCGCTACAAAGGGATCAGGATCGGTGGCCTGTCAGGAATCTTCAAATCGCATGACTACAGGAAAG GACACTATGAGTTCCCACCGTACAGCCAGGAAACACTGCGAAGCGTCTACCACATCAGGAACATTGACGTCTTCAAGCTGAAGcag ATCCAGCACCCCATGGACATCTTCATGTCGCACGACTGGCCACGCGGTATTTATAACTACGGCAGCACCGAGCAGCTGCTGCGGAAGAAGAAGTTCCTGCGGCAGGAAGTGGAGACCAACACGCTGGGCAGCCCCGCCGCGGCCGAGCTGCTGGCCCACCTGCAGCCGGCCTACTGGTTCTCCGCCCACCTGCACGTCAAGTTCGCCGCCTTCGTGCAGCACCAG GCCCAGGGCGACTGTGCTCCGCGCACGACCAAGTTCCTCTCTCTGGACAAGTGCCTCCCACACCGGGACTTCCTGCAG gtggtgGAGCTGGCAGACCGGCCTGGCTGCTCTGAGCAGCTGGAGTATGACCCGGAGTGGCTGGCCATCCTGAAGGCCACAGACTGCCTGCAGAGACCCTCACCCGGACCCTGGAACCCCCCCCAGGACAACGGACTGCACAGCAA GTGGGACTACAGTGCCTCAGAAGCGGCCATgttggaggtggtgggggaCCTGGGAGGGGAGCTCCATATCCCCGAAAACTTCTGCGTCACGGTGCCGGCCTACGACCCCAGCCGCCCCCAGCCCCAGGTGGCCCCCGCCTACGCCACCAACGCTCAGACCACGGAGCTGTGCGCCACCCTGGGCCTGACAGACGTCTACGCCAAGGCGGGGCGCGCCGCGGGCCCCGGAGAGGCAGGGGGCAAGGGCGcctccgaggaggaggaggaggaggaagaggaggaggagaaccaGAGCACGGGCAGCGCGGAGGAGCCCAGCGAGTACCCCACTGACACCTCGGGCCTGTCCAGCTCCTACAACCCCGACGAAATCACCATCGAGGACgagtgggaggaagaggaggaggacggagggggtggggtgaagaAGAAGGGGGCCGGCCCCCCCAGCCTGAGCCCCGACGCCGTGGTCCCGGAGGGGCAGGGCGGCGCCCAGGACGCAGACAGCCCCTCCAGAGACCTGGCCTCCAGCCGCCTGGTCCTGCCCCCTCCCCGGCTGTCCCTCCCCCTggacctccctccccccgcccactcCACTCCTGGCTCCGCCTCCCCGTCCCACTGCAGCCCAACGGAGGAAGggagccccctgctggtgaggatCCCCAAGCGCACCAGCGGGGAGGCGGGAGCCCCCGGCAGCGCCGGCAACACCCCCAAGATCAAACGCCGGAACCAGACCATCTACACCGCCCCGgacgacgaggaggaggagagcgaggggtAG
- the rab5b gene encoding ras-related protein Rab-5B, whose translation MASRGGNARPNGSLPQTKICQFKLVLLGDMAVGKSSLVLRFVKGQFDEFQETTIGAAFLAQSVCLDDTTVKFEIWDTAGQERYHSLAPMYYRGAQAAIVVFDITKPETFERAKAWVKELQRQASPNIVIALAGNKADLAEKRMVEYEEAQTYAEDTGLLFMETSAKTAMNVNELFLAIAKKMPKTDTQNPTHAARQRGVNLQDPDAQSTRSCCGN comes from the exons ATGGCCAGCAGAGGAGGAAACGCCAGGCCCAACGGCAGCCTGCCCCAGACCAAGATCTGCCAGTTCAAGCTGGTGCTGCTGGGAGACATGGCGGTGGGCAAGTCCAGCCTGGTGCTGCGCTTCGTCAAGGGCCAGTTCGACGAGTTCCAGGAGACCACCATCGGGG ctGCGTTCCTTGCGCAGTCGGTGTGTCTGGACGACACGACGGTGAAGTTTGAGATCTGGGACACGGCGGGACAGGAGCGCTACCACAGCCTGGCGCCCATGTACTACAGAGGGGCGCAAGCTGCCATCGTGGTGTTCGACATCACCAAACCG GAGACCTTTGAGCGGGCCAAGGCCTGGGTGAAGGAGCTGCAGAGGCAGGCCAGCCCCAACATCGTCATCGCCCTGGCGGGGAACAAGGCCGACCTGGCTGAGAAGCGCATGGTGGAGTATGAG GAGGCTCAGACCTACGCTGAGGACACAGGACTGCTCTTCATGGAGACCTCTGCCAAGACCGCCATGAACGTCAACGAACTGTTCCTGGCCATTG CGAAAAAGATGCCAAAAACAGACACCCAGAACCCCACGCACGCAGCGAGGCAGAGGGGGGTGAACCTCCAGGACCCCGACGCCCAGTCCACCCGGAGCTGCTGCGGGaactaa
- the crygs2 gene encoding crystallin, gamma S2, with translation MGKIIFYEDKNFQGRRYECDSDCSDFHSYLNRCNSVRVESGAWVAYERPNYAGYQYVLTRGEYPDYQRWMGLSDRLCSCKMVHFPSGTQYKIQLYDKGDFAGQAFESTDDCPSIQERFRAREVHSCKVLEGVWVFYEHPNFRGRQYVLEKGEFRKPADWGAMCPTVQSFRRLTE, from the exons ATGGGCAAG ATCATCTTCTACGAGGACAAGAACTTCCAGGGCCGTCGGTACGAGTGCGACAGCGACTGCTCCGACTTCCACTCCTACCTGAACCGCTGCAACTCCGTCCGCGTGGAGAGCGGCGCCTGGGTGGCGTACGAGCGGCCCAACTACGCGGGCTACCAGTACGTGCTGACCCGCGGCGAGTACCCCGACTACCAGCGCTGGATGGGCCTCAGCGATCGCCTCTGCTCCTGCAAGATGGTCCACTTC cCTAGCGGGACTCAGTACAAGATCCAGCTGTACGATAAGGGCGACTTCGCGGGCCAGGCCTTCGAATCGACGGACGACTGCCCCTCCATCCAGGAGCGGTTCCGCGCGCGGGAGGTCCACTCCTGCAAGGTCCTGGAAGGGGTGTGGGTCTTCTACGAGCACCCCAACTTCCGCGGCCGCCAGTACGTGCTGGAGAAGGGCGAGTTCCGCAAGCCCGCGGACTGGGGCGCGATGTGCCCCACCGTCCAGTCCTTCCGTCGGCTCACAGAGTGA